Proteins encoded by one window of Rutidosis leptorrhynchoides isolate AG116_Rl617_1_P2 chromosome 7, CSIRO_AGI_Rlap_v1, whole genome shotgun sequence:
- the LOC139856975 gene encoding probable helicase MAGATAMA 3 codes for MTGFTNQSDFNAGSVSNASSTTTNDKGEKSNHVCLKVDADSNDRKIRGRRDPEGDIAKFNQEDSVLAPKQRAIRGAEAIHALKLAADPRKRPKFDQQKEMILGKKRSRQTVFLNLEDAKQAGPAKSLTPRRPNFLPPTRALKEAQPFLHSSEHNGEKLMQDAIQVDEPCDERNHSVEPTGTKSECTDGDMDSGTVAHSKITDTGTNLDTEDKYFSDHRQGSFKQPVDSRQIKNPQVSIKKRPQIGQNATVSKAGVKKLPSKKPTPVTIQYQDASVERLLREVTSENFWRNPEETELQCVPGSFESVEEYVQVFEPLLFEECRAQLYSTWEELTETGSKDMHTMVRIKHVERRERGWYDVILLPTNECRWKFKEGDVAVLSASRPETVRYKRTNTEDSEVSGRVAGTVRRHIPIDTRDPTGAVLHFYVGDSYDSSSKSDDDHILIKLQEKGVWFLTVLGALATTQREYIALHAFRKLNSLMQTAILQPSPERFPKYEEQAPTMPECFTTNFVDYLHRSFNGPQLSAIHWAGMHTAAGTTNGLSKRQDSWPFTLVQGPPGTGKTHTVWGMLNVIHLVQYQHYYTALLKKLAPESYKQATESLSSEMAAQQTGSIDQVLQSMDQNLFRTLHKICPKPRMLVCAPSNAATDELLTRVLERGFIDGEMKVYRPDVARVGVDSQTRAAQAVSVEGRTEQLLVKSREEVYGWLHQLRGREAQLSQEIASLQRQLNVAALAGRSQGFVGVDPDVLVARDQKRDSLLQILATVVENRDKVLVEMSRLLIIEGRFRSGGKFNLEEARASLEASFANEAEIVFTTVSSSGRRLFSRLTHGFDMVVIDEAAQASEVGVLPPLALGAARCVLVGDPQQLPATVISKAAGSLLYSRSLFERFQQAGCPTILLSVQYRMHPQIRDFPSRFFYQGRLTDSESVTSLPDELYYKDPLLRPYIFYDITYGRESHRGGSVSYQNIHEAQFCLRLYERLQKTVKCLGMRKVSVGIITPYKLQLKCIRREFDQVLNSEEGKDLYINTVDAFQGQERDVIIMSCVRASSHGVGFVADIRRMNVAITRAKRALWVMGNASALVQSADWAALIADSKARKCYMDMDSLPKDFLVAPSDEPPSLGPPPLTKLSNTMGDLMRPRVRQRPYEHLEPRVEIIPPLPSRDENNNITKINSLSTARIASYRPFKPRIENSKGDF; via the exons ATGACTGGATTCACGAATCAAAGTGATTTCAACGCGGGTTCTGTATCAAACGCATCATCTACTACCACTAATGACAAGGGTGAAAAGAGTAACCATGTTTGTTTAAAAGTTGATGCCGATTCAAATGATAGGAAAATTAGAGGCAGACGGGATCCGGAAGGTGATATTGCAAAGTTTAACCAAGAAGATTCTGTCTTAGCTCCAAAACAAAGAGCGATTAGAGGAGCTGAAGCTATTCATGCTTTGAAGCTTGCAGCTGATCCTAGAAAAAGACCTAAATTTGACCAACAAAAGGAAATGATATTAGGTAAAAAGCGTAGTAGGCAAACCGTGTTTCTTAATCTAGAAGATGCTAAGCAAGCAGGACCAGCTAAAAGTTTAACTCCTAGAAGGCCGAACTTTCTACCACCAACGCGTGCCCTGAAAGAAGCACAACCCTTTCTTCACTCTTCGGAGCATAATGGAGAAAAGCTGATGCAAGATGCAATACAAGTTGATGAGCCATGTGATGAAAGAAACCATTCTGTGGAGCCTACTGGTACCAAATCTGAATGTACTGATGGAGATATGGATTCAGGAACTGTAGCTCATTCTAAAATTACAGATACAGGGACAAATCTTGACACAGAAGATAAGTATTTTTCAGATCATAGACAGGGTTCATTTAAGCAGCCAGTCGATTCAAGGCAGATAAAGAATCCACAGGTTTCTATAAAAAAGCGGCCTCAAATTGGACAAAACGCTACTGTTTCCAAAGCAGGAGTTAAAAAACTTCCTTCAAAGAAACCGACACCTGTCACCATTCAGTATCAGGATGCATCAGTGGAGCGTCTTTTGCGGGAGGTAACCAGTGAGAACTTCTGGCGGAATCCAG AGGAGACCGAGCTTCAATGTGTTCCCGGAAGCTTTGAATCAGTAGAGGAGTATGTTCAAGTTTTTGAGCCTTTGCTTTTTGAGGAATGCCGGGCGCAACTCTACAGTACCTGGGAAGAATTAACCGAAACAGGCTCTAAAGATATGCATACAATGGTCCGCATAAAACATGTTGAAAGACGAGAAAGAG GATGGTATGATGTGATACTTTTACCTACAAATGAATGCAGATGGAAATTCAAAGAGGGTGATGTAGCAGTTCTTTCAGCCTCTAGACCTGAAACAG TCAGATATAAGAGAACAAATACAGAAGATTCTGAGGTCAGTGGACGTGTTGCTGGTACTGTGAGGCGTCACATACCAATAGATACACGCGATCCTACAGGGGCTGTTCTTCATTTTTATGTCGGGGATTCTTACGATTCTAGCAG CAAGTCCGATGATGaccatatattaataaaactacaaGAGAAGGGTGTGTGGTTCTTAACTGTTCTTGGCGCGCTTGCTACAACCCAGAGAGAATATATTGCACTACATGCATTTCGTAAACTTAATTCACTG ATGCAAACTGCGATTCTTCAACCGAGTCCAGAGCGGTTCCCCAAATATGAAGAACAAGCACCCACAATGCCCGAATGTTTTACAACAAACTTTGTTGATTATCTGCACAGAAGCTTCAATGGGCCCCAACTATCAGCAATTCACTGGGCCGGAATGCATACAGCTGCGGGTACAACGAACGGGTTGTCTAAAAGGCAAGATTCATGGCCATTTACACTAGTCCAAGGCCCACCTGGAACAGGAAAGACTCATACAGTATGGGGAATGCTAAATGTTATTCATCTTGTTCAGTATCAGCATTATTATACTGCATTACTTAAAAAGCTCGCTCCTGAAAGTTACAAACAAGCAACTGAAAGTCTTTCTTCTGAAATGGCGGCACAACAGACCGGTTCCATTGACCAGGTTCTCCAAAGCATGGATCAAAACCTCTTTCGTACCCTTCATAAGATTTGCCCAAAACCAAGAATGCTTGTTTGTGCTCCTTCAAATGCTGCCACCGATGAGCTGCTGACACGTGTTCTTGAGCGCGGGTTCATTGATGGTGAGATGAAGGTTTACCGTCCTGATGTGGCCCGTGTGGGGGTCGATTCTCAGACACGGGCTGCTCAGGCAGTGTCTGTCGAGGGGAGAACTGAACAGCTCTTGGTTAAGAGCCGAGAGGAAGTTTATGGGTGGCTGCACCAATTAAGAGGACGTGAAGCTCAATTATCTCAAGAAATAGCTTCACTACAAAGGCAACTCAATGTTGCAGCTCTTGCAGGTAGGTCCCAAGGGTTTGTTGGGGTGGACCCTGATGTGCTTGTGGCCCGTGACCAGAAACGTGACTCGTTGTTACAAATTCTTGCAACCGTGGTTGAGAATAGAGATAAAGTTCTAGTGGAAATGTCTCGCCTTCTAATAATAGAAGGTAGGTTCCGCAGCGGTGGGAAGTTTAATTTGGAGGAAGCTCGCGCTAGCTTAGAGGCGAGTTTTGCAAACGAGGCTGAGATTGTGTTCACCACAGTATCAAGTAGTGGCCGCAGGCTCTTCTCTCGTTTAACCCATGGGTTCGATATGGTGGTCATTGATGAAGCGGCTCAAGCCAGTGAAGTAGGGGTGCTTCCACCATTAGCTCTGGGTGCAGCCCGGTGTGTTCTCGTTGGAGACCCTCAACAGCTTCCTGCAACTGTCATCAGTAAGGCGGCTGGCTCACTCCTCTACAGTCGAAGTCTTTTTGAAAGGTTTCAACAGGCAGGTTGCCCCACAATTTTGTTATCGGTGCAGTATCGAATGCATCCTCAAATAAGAGATTTTCCTTCTCGTTTTTTCTATCAAGGACGACTCACAGATAGTGAAAGTGTTACCAGTTTACCTGATGAGTTATACTACAAGGACCCGTTACTCAGACCTTATATCTTCTATGACATCACATATGGGAGGGAATCACACCGGGGTGGGTCGGTTTCATATCAGAATATACATGAAGCTCAGTTCTGCCTCCGGTTATATGAACGCCTTCAGAAAACCGTTAAGTGTTTGGGTATGAGAAAAGTATCCGTGGGCATAATTACACCTTATAAGTTACAATTGAAATGTATCCGACGAGAATTCGATCAAGTATTGAATTCTGAAGAAGGCAAGGATCTTTATATTAACACAGTTGACGCATTCCAAGGGCAAGAACGAGATGTCATCATTATGTCATGTGTGCGTGCATCGAGCCATGGAGTGGGGTTTGTTGCAGATATTCGCCGGATGAATGTTGCTATTACTCGTGCCAAAAGGGCACTTTGG GTGATGGGGAATGCAAGTGCTCTGGTTCAATCGGCTGATTGGGCTGCCTTGATTGCTGATTCAAAGGCTAGAAAATGCTACATGGACATGGACTCACTTCCGAAAGACTTTCTGGTGGCACCCAGTGATGAACCACCATCTTTAGGTCCACCACCACTGACCAAGTTGTCCAACACGATGGGGGATCTAATGAGGCCCAGAGTCAGACAAAGACCATATGAGCATTTAGAACCTAGGGTGGAAATAATACCACCCTTACCCTCACGAGATGAAAATAACAATATAACAAAAATAAATTCATTGTCCACAGCAAGAATTGCAAGTTATCGGCCCTTCAAGCCACGTATAGAGAATTCTAAGGGTGATTTTTGA